The Erythrobacter sp. JK5 genome includes a region encoding these proteins:
- the rnhA gene encoding ribonuclease HI, with protein sequence MKRVEIFTDGACKGNPGPGGWGALLRMGQHEKELSGGEPDTTNNRMELTAAIRGLSALIEPCEVVLYSDSKYVIDGITKWVAGWQKRGWINASKKPVRNADLWHELIDVAARHRIDWHWVKGHNGHAENERVDQLASDEAERIAALGGA encoded by the coding sequence ATGAAACGCGTCGAAATTTTCACCGATGGCGCCTGCAAGGGCAATCCCGGTCCCGGCGGCTGGGGCGCGCTGCTGAGGATGGGCCAGCATGAAAAGGAGCTGTCGGGAGGCGAGCCCGACACCACCAACAACCGCATGGAACTGACCGCCGCGATTCGCGGGCTGTCGGCGCTGATCGAGCCGTGCGAGGTGGTACTCTATTCGGACAGCAAATACGTGATCGACGGGATCACCAAATGGGTCGCGGGCTGGCAGAAGCGCGGCTGGATCAATGCCAGCAAGAAGCCCGTCCGCAACGCCGATCTGTGGCATGAGCTGATCGATGTCGCCGCGAGGCACCGCATCGACTGGCACTGGGTCAAGGGACACAATGGCCACGCGGAAAACGAACGGGTCGATCAGCTCGCCAGCGACGAAGCTGAGCGGATCGCGGCGCTGGGCGGCGCCTGA
- a CDS encoding FAD-binding oxidoreductase, with translation MADAVYDFAVIGAGMAGASIAAELAPHARVLVLEAEDTPGYHATGRSAAFWEECYGGPGVVPLTLASGTYLREHGFLRPRGALYVGRAGDKAAMDGFVETFSGTGVTIERLGREGLARRVPQVREAWCDAIYEPACADIDVAGLHQHYLKALRHAGGELICRARVEALSRANGIWEGVAASGRIFRAATIVNAAGAWADPVAQMAGVQPLGIDPKRRTVAQLRVDPAAPDDLPLVLDINGGFYFKPDGGRLWLSPHDEIPSVPCDAAAEEIDVALAIDRFEQVTAWRIEAVERRWAGLRSFAPDRLPVYGPDPEVAGFFWFAGQGGFGIQTAPAAARLGAQIALGQQPDGMTRTIDPPAYAPRRFARTGAAQTG, from the coding sequence ATGGCCGACGCGGTGTACGATTTCGCCGTGATCGGCGCGGGCATGGCCGGTGCGAGCATCGCCGCAGAGCTGGCGCCGCACGCGCGGGTGCTGGTGCTCGAAGCCGAGGACACCCCCGGCTACCATGCCACCGGGCGGTCGGCGGCGTTCTGGGAGGAATGCTATGGCGGGCCGGGCGTTGTCCCGCTGACGCTCGCATCGGGCACCTATCTGCGCGAGCACGGGTTCCTGCGACCGCGCGGCGCGCTCTATGTCGGCCGGGCCGGGGACAAGGCGGCGATGGATGGCTTCGTCGAGACCTTCAGCGGCACCGGCGTCACGATCGAGCGGCTCGGGCGCGAGGGACTGGCGCGCCGTGTGCCGCAGGTGCGCGAAGCGTGGTGCGATGCCATCTACGAGCCGGCCTGCGCCGATATCGATGTGGCGGGGCTGCACCAGCATTATCTGAAGGCGCTGAGGCATGCGGGGGGCGAGCTGATCTGCCGGGCGCGGGTCGAGGCGCTGTCGCGTGCGAACGGCATCTGGGAGGGGGTTGCCGCATCGGGCCGCATCTTCCGCGCCGCGACGATCGTCAATGCCGCGGGGGCGTGGGCCGATCCGGTGGCGCAGATGGCAGGTGTGCAACCGCTCGGGATCGACCCGAAACGCCGCACCGTCGCGCAGCTGCGGGTCGATCCGGCGGCACCGGACGATCTGCCGCTGGTGCTCGATATCAACGGCGGCTTCTACTTCAAGCCGGATGGCGGACGGTTGTGGCTGAGCCCGCACGATGAAATTCCGAGTGTGCCCTGCGATGCCGCTGCCGAGGAGATCGATGTCGCGCTCGCCATCGACCGGTTCGAACAGGTGACGGCGTGGCGGATCGAGGCGGTCGAGCGGCGCTGGGCCGGGCTCAGGAGCTTCGCGCCCGACCGCCTGCCGGTCTACGGCCCGGATCCCGAGGTCGCGGGATTTTTCTGGTTCGCGGGACAGGGCGGGTTCGGCATCCAGACAGCACCTGCGGCTGCGCGGCTCGGGGCTCAGATCGCACTGGGTCAGCAGCCCGATGGCATGACCCGGACGATCGATCCCCCAGCCTACGCGCCACGCCGGTTTGCGCGAACAGGCGCAGCGCAGACCGGCTAG
- a CDS encoding alpha/beta hydrolase: MNENQTNDEAAIQEPIDRRAIPAGAVETIWEAVDGHRVRRIDWPGRGAQPRGSILFFPGRGDNYEKYLESLEEWHRAGWRVTAADWRGQAGSGRLGKDEVTGHIDDFATWIDDLAHFWRAWKAQAPGPHVLAAHSMGGHLAMRALVEAKITPDAVVLSAPMLGMAGPPLPLSILHAVASMMTVVGDPTRQAWKWSEKPGALPEGRANLLTHDPDRYADEQWWRDHRPELVMGPASWGWVERAYASWKELEAPGALENVATPVLILSTKGDKLVSHAANVRAIERLPRGEMLEFGDEAHHEILRETDAERGKAMAAIAEFLDRVAPRQTD, translated from the coding sequence AGGCAGCCATCCAGGAACCGATCGACCGTCGCGCAATCCCCGCGGGTGCGGTCGAAACGATCTGGGAAGCGGTGGACGGGCACCGCGTGCGGCGGATCGACTGGCCGGGCCGCGGGGCACAACCGCGCGGCTCGATCCTGTTTTTTCCGGGTCGCGGCGACAATTACGAGAAATACCTCGAAAGCCTCGAGGAATGGCATCGCGCCGGCTGGCGGGTGACCGCCGCCGACTGGCGCGGCCAGGCGGGCAGCGGGCGGCTCGGCAAGGACGAGGTCACCGGCCATATCGACGACTTCGCGACCTGGATCGATGATCTGGCGCATTTTTGGCGGGCGTGGAAGGCGCAGGCACCCGGCCCGCACGTGCTGGCGGCGCATTCGATGGGTGGGCACCTGGCGATGCGCGCGCTGGTGGAAGCCAAGATCACGCCTGATGCCGTGGTGCTGAGCGCGCCGATGCTCGGCATGGCCGGCCCGCCATTGCCGCTCAGCATTCTTCACGCCGTCGCCAGCATGATGACCGTGGTCGGCGATCCGACCAGGCAGGCCTGGAAGTGGAGCGAAAAACCCGGGGCATTGCCCGAAGGTCGCGCCAATCTGCTGACCCATGATCCCGATCGCTACGCCGACGAACAATGGTGGCGCGACCACCGCCCAGAACTGGTGATGGGGCCGGCGAGCTGGGGTTGGGTAGAGCGCGCCTACGCCTCGTGGAAGGAGCTCGAGGCACCCGGAGCGCTCGAAAACGTCGCGACCCCGGTGCTGATCCTCTCCACGAAAGGCGACAAACTTGTCAGCCATGCGGCAAATGTCCGCGCGATCGAGCGGTTACCACGCGGAGAAATGCTCGAATTCGGCGACGAGGCGCACCACGAAATCTTGCGCGAAACCGACGCCGAGCGCGGCAAGGCGATGGCGGCCATCGCTGAATTTCTCGATCGGGTCGCGCCTCGCCAAACCGACTGA
- a CDS encoding DUF1508 domain-containing protein: MAHKFEIWKDKKGEFRVRFKYNSEVMFSSEGYSSKSSAKNAIESLKKNAPGAETEDNS, encoded by the coding sequence TTGGCTCACAAATTCGAAATCTGGAAAGACAAGAAGGGCGAATTCCGCGTCCGCTTCAAATACAATTCCGAAGTGATGTTCTCGAGCGAAGGCTATTCGAGCAAGTCGAGTGCCAAGAACGCGATCGAATCGCTCAAGAAGAACGCCCCCGGCGCGGAAACCGAAGACAACAGCTGA
- a CDS encoding homoserine kinase, with amino-acid sequence MAVYTHLGAEQLSALIAHYEVGELVSAKGIAEGVSNSNWLIETTGVHGDSARFILTMYERRIELADLPYFLGLLDHLSANACPVPRTIHDRDGAAFRMVGGKAVALIEFLPGVSPSHPTPAQAHAVGEVLATMHLASGDFELERANTMGFAHNLETLEKCGADGLASIHPALPEVLAAATHAAALDLADLPRAQIHADLFPDNVLMLGDRVTGLIDFYFACTGPMALDLAVTHAAWSFDPDTNAHEGAVGTALLEGYESVRKLESRERQLFPAIAQGACLRFVASRAEDWLDTPDDALVTRKDPMQFVDRWRFYGQSGTKLFS; translated from the coding sequence ATGGCGGTCTACACGCATCTCGGTGCCGAACAGCTGAGCGCACTGATCGCGCATTACGAGGTCGGCGAACTGGTTTCGGCCAAGGGCATCGCCGAAGGCGTGTCCAATTCGAACTGGCTGATCGAAACCACCGGCGTGCACGGGGATAGCGCCCGCTTCATCCTGACCATGTATGAGCGCCGGATCGAACTTGCGGACCTGCCCTATTTCCTAGGGCTGCTGGATCACCTGTCAGCCAACGCATGCCCGGTCCCGCGCACGATCCACGATCGCGACGGCGCGGCTTTCCGGATGGTCGGCGGCAAGGCGGTGGCGCTGATCGAATTCCTGCCCGGCGTGTCGCCCAGCCATCCCACGCCCGCACAGGCGCATGCGGTCGGCGAAGTGCTGGCCACCATGCATCTCGCGAGCGGCGATTTCGAGCTGGAACGCGCGAACACCATGGGCTTCGCCCACAATCTCGAAACGCTCGAGAAGTGCGGCGCAGACGGCCTCGCGTCGATCCACCCCGCGCTGCCCGAGGTCCTGGCCGCCGCCACGCACGCCGCCGCGCTCGATCTGGCGGACCTTCCGCGCGCTCAGATCCATGCCGACCTGTTCCCGGACAATGTGCTGATGCTCGGCGACCGGGTCACCGGGCTGATTGATTTCTACTTTGCCTGCACCGGGCCGATGGCCCTCGACCTGGCGGTGACCCACGCGGCCTGGAGTTTCGATCCGGATACCAACGCGCATGAGGGCGCGGTCGGCACCGCGTTGCTCGAAGGCTACGAATCGGTGCGAAAGCTCGAATCGCGCGAACGCCAGCTGTTTCCCGCCATCGCCCAGGGTGCCTGCCTGCGATTCGTCGCCAGCCGGGCCGAGGACTGGCTCGACACACCCGACGATGCCCTGGTGACGCGCAAGGACCCTATGCAATTCGTCGATCGCTGGCGCTTTTACGGGCAATCCGGCACTAAGCTGTTTTCCTGA
- the argS gene encoding arginine--tRNA ligase, with protein sequence MTEHKTIYSAYAAKIEAALTQLVGEGALPEGTSFANVTLEPPRDPAHGDLATNAAMVLAKPAKANPRALAEQIAAKVEQESGIASAEIAGPGFINLRLDPAAWLAELQAIDALGDEYGRSQMGSGSMVNVEYVSANPTGPMHMGHCRGAVVGDALSNLLEFAGHSVTREYYINDAGGQVDTLARSAHLRYREALGEDIGDIPEGLYPGDYLIPVGEYLASELGDRFKDVPEEEWLPFFRAEAVEKMMDLIKSDLALLGIRHDVFASEAALHLAEKPDAAEAWLREHDLVYDGVLEAPKGKAPPEDWEPVELPLFRSTRFGDDQDRPIRKSNGAWTYFGADLAYHMQKAEKADALIDIWGADHAGTVKRIKAAVAALSEGQGKPIPFDVKLVQMVQLMRAGEPVKMSKRSGNFVTIADMVEEVGKDVVRFTMLTRKPEAQMEFDFAKVIEASKDNPVFYVQYAHARIRSTLRKAAEAGLAPSTDALDRLGDEEIALIRRAAQFPREIEAAAKAREAHRIAFYLYDLAAELHAFWNLGNDSPQKRFIVEQDKGLSGARLFLANAIGQVLRNGLRVLGVEAVESM encoded by the coding sequence ATGACTGAACACAAGACCATCTACTCCGCCTATGCGGCCAAGATCGAAGCCGCGTTGACCCAGCTGGTCGGCGAGGGCGCGCTGCCCGAAGGCACCAGTTTCGCCAACGTCACGCTGGAGCCGCCGCGCGATCCCGCGCATGGAGACCTCGCGACCAACGCTGCGATGGTGCTGGCCAAGCCCGCCAAGGCCAATCCGCGCGCCCTGGCCGAACAGATCGCCGCGAAGGTCGAGCAAGAGAGCGGAATTGCCAGCGCCGAGATCGCGGGTCCCGGCTTCATCAACCTTCGGCTCGATCCTGCGGCCTGGCTCGCCGAATTGCAGGCAATCGATGCGCTGGGGGACGAATACGGCCGATCGCAAATGGGGTCAGGGTCGATGGTCAACGTGGAATACGTCTCCGCCAATCCGACCGGGCCGATGCATATGGGGCATTGCCGCGGCGCGGTGGTGGGCGATGCGCTGTCCAATCTGCTCGAATTCGCCGGGCACTCTGTCACGCGCGAGTATTACATCAACGATGCGGGAGGGCAGGTGGATACGCTCGCGCGCTCGGCGCACCTGCGTTACCGCGAGGCGCTGGGCGAGGATATCGGCGACATTCCCGAAGGGCTGTATCCCGGCGACTACCTGATCCCGGTCGGCGAATATCTCGCCAGCGAACTCGGCGATCGCTTCAAGGATGTGCCCGAGGAGGAATGGCTGCCGTTCTTCCGCGCCGAAGCAGTCGAGAAAATGATGGACCTGATCAAGTCCGACCTCGCTTTGCTCGGCATCCGTCATGATGTCTTCGCGTCGGAAGCGGCGCTGCACCTCGCCGAGAAACCCGATGCCGCCGAGGCGTGGCTGCGCGAGCACGATCTCGTCTATGACGGTGTGCTCGAAGCGCCCAAGGGCAAGGCCCCGCCCGAAGACTGGGAGCCGGTCGAACTGCCGCTGTTCCGCTCCACCAGGTTCGGCGACGATCAGGACCGCCCGATCAGGAAATCGAACGGCGCGTGGACCTATTTCGGCGCCGATCTCGCCTATCACATGCAGAAGGCCGAGAAGGCCGATGCGCTGATCGACATCTGGGGCGCGGACCACGCGGGCACGGTCAAGCGGATCAAGGCGGCGGTTGCGGCCTTGTCCGAAGGGCAGGGCAAGCCGATCCCGTTCGACGTCAAGCTGGTGCAGATGGTCCAGCTGATGCGCGCCGGCGAGCCGGTCAAGATGTCCAAGCGTTCGGGCAACTTCGTCACCATCGCCGACATGGTCGAGGAGGTGGGCAAGGACGTGGTGCGCTTCACCATGCTGACCCGCAAGCCCGAGGCCCAGATGGAATTCGATTTCGCCAAGGTGATCGAGGCGTCGAAGGACAACCCGGTGTTCTATGTCCAGTATGCGCATGCGCGGATTCGCTCGACCCTGCGCAAGGCCGCCGAGGCCGGGTTAGCGCCGTCAACTGACGCGCTTGATCGGCTGGGCGACGAGGAAATCGCTCTGATCCGCCGCGCAGCGCAGTTCCCGCGCGAGATCGAGGCCGCGGCAAAGGCGCGCGAAGCGCATAGAATTGCGTTTTATCTCTATGACTTGGCTGCGGAACTCCACGCGTTCTGGAACCTTGGAAACGATTCGCCGCAAAAGCGCTTCATCGTGGAACAGGATAAGGGTTTATCCGGAGCCAGACTTTTCCTTGCTAACGCAATCGGGCAAGTGTTGCGCAATGGTCTTCGCGTGCTTGGCGTGGAGGCCGTCGAATCGATGTGA
- the ispH gene encoding 4-hydroxy-3-methylbut-2-enyl diphosphate reductase produces MNAPFQESPAKARPLNLLIAAPRGFCAGVDRAIEIVEKALERFGAPVYVRHEIVHNKYVVEGLKAKGAIFVKELDEVPADAPVVFSAHGVPKSVPAEAQRRKMIYLDATCPLVSKVHRQAERQIEKGRHIIFIGHEGHPEVIGTMGQVEPGQMTLVEHIEDVDKLPFESDEPLAYLTQTTLSVDDTREVIAALEWRYPKIHGPKAEDICYATSNRQTAVKDLAPACDLVLVIGAPNSSNSLRLVEVSERLGTPGKLVQRASDIDPAWLEGVDTLGLTAGASAPEVLVREVVDALRQLREVHETTVTAAEEKMVFKLPRQLTE; encoded by the coding sequence ATGAACGCGCCCTTTCAAGAATCTCCCGCCAAGGCAAGACCGTTGAACCTGCTGATCGCCGCGCCGCGCGGATTCTGCGCCGGGGTCGATCGCGCAATCGAGATCGTCGAGAAGGCGCTCGAACGCTTCGGCGCGCCGGTCTATGTCCGGCACGAAATCGTCCACAACAAATACGTGGTCGAAGGGCTGAAGGCGAAAGGCGCGATCTTCGTCAAGGAACTCGACGAAGTGCCGGCCGACGCGCCGGTCGTGTTCAGCGCGCACGGCGTCCCAAAATCGGTCCCGGCCGAAGCCCAGCGCCGCAAGATGATCTATCTCGACGCGACCTGCCCGCTGGTGTCAAAGGTGCACCGCCAGGCCGAACGTCAGATCGAAAAGGGCCGCCACATCATCTTCATCGGCCACGAAGGGCATCCCGAGGTGATCGGGACGATGGGGCAGGTGGAACCGGGGCAGATGACGCTGGTCGAGCATATCGAGGACGTCGACAAGCTTCCGTTCGAGAGCGACGAGCCGCTCGCCTACCTCACCCAGACCACCCTGTCGGTCGATGACACGCGCGAGGTGATCGCCGCGCTCGAATGGCGCTATCCCAAGATCCACGGGCCCAAGGCCGAGGACATCTGCTACGCCACGTCCAACCGTCAGACCGCGGTGAAGGACCTTGCCCCGGCCTGCGATCTCGTGCTGGTGATCGGTGCGCCGAATTCCTCCAATTCGCTGAGGCTGGTCGAGGTTTCCGAACGGCTCGGAACGCCCGGCAAACTGGTCCAGCGGGCATCCGACATCGATCCTGCGTGGCTCGAAGGGGTGGATACGCTTGGACTGACGGCGGGTGCTTCCGCGCCGGAAGTGCTGGTGCGCGAAGTGGTGGATGCGCTGCGGCAATTGCGCGAAGTCCACGAAACCACCGTCACCGCCGCGGAAGAAAAGATGGTGTTCAAACTGCCGCGCCAGCTAACCGAATAG